Proteins from a single region of Belliella baltica DSM 15883:
- a CDS encoding DUF6600 domain-containing protein, which translates to MKNLTLIRLGIILMLGIGYSQNNKVEAKPSPMGVSFQVFYNELSPYGDWVMDQRHGYVWIPNVGQDFHPYGSNGYWEMTNYGNTWVSNYNWGWAPFHYGRWYWDDFYGWAWVPGYEWGPAWVNWRTGGGYYGWAPLGPGVGINISIGFHSNHWRFVPQRRFRHRHFHKYYVPSYNMVSIYNRTTVINNTYVYNNRTYVAGPSRREIERVTRGTVPVYQVNDSGRPGRASVNNRTLNVYRPEIDNSRSANAQARPSRAFTAEEYRGRASAQNRSSALSNGRSENSRNATISNQRNSSAQQNRAATSNRNQAISSQQRSQTRAAASQPNSRINTTQPNTRGQVRTAPSSKSTNRGGSVSTTNTRQSQVRTSPQQKRQSSPTVRQQRSSNNSSPRVTNSTNTRSNSPANVRKSAPSTRSTGTVRSTTSRPSTKAAPARSTSRSSGTTSNTRSRGGRGNN; encoded by the coding sequence ATGAAAAATCTAACTCTAATCCGCTTGGGAATCATTCTAATGCTAGGCATTGGATATTCTCAGAATAACAAAGTAGAGGCTAAACCTTCTCCGATGGGGGTTAGTTTTCAAGTATTCTACAATGAATTAAGTCCTTATGGGGACTGGGTAATGGATCAAAGACATGGCTATGTTTGGATTCCAAACGTAGGTCAAGATTTCCACCCATACGGTTCAAACGGATATTGGGAAATGACCAACTATGGAAATACTTGGGTATCCAACTATAACTGGGGATGGGCTCCATTTCACTATGGAAGATGGTATTGGGATGATTTCTACGGCTGGGCTTGGGTTCCTGGATATGAGTGGGGACCAGCTTGGGTAAACTGGAGAACAGGTGGAGGTTATTATGGATGGGCACCTTTGGGTCCTGGTGTTGGCATTAACATCTCTATAGGCTTCCATAGCAATCATTGGAGATTCGTGCCTCAAAGAAGATTTAGACATCGCCATTTCCACAAATACTATGTCCCTTCTTACAATATGGTAAGTATTTATAACAGAACAACTGTCATCAATAATACTTATGTTTATAATAATAGAACCTATGTAGCTGGCCCATCAAGAAGAGAAATTGAAAGAGTGACTCGAGGAACAGTACCAGTATATCAAGTAAATGATAGTGGTAGACCTGGAAGAGCTTCTGTAAACAATAGAACGCTGAATGTGTATCGACCAGAAATTGACAATTCAAGATCTGCAAATGCTCAAGCTAGACCTTCAAGGGCTTTCACAGCCGAAGAGTATAGAGGCAGAGCATCAGCGCAAAACAGAAGTTCAGCACTTAGCAATGGGAGATCAGAAAACTCAAGAAATGCAACTATTTCTAATCAAAGAAATAGTTCAGCCCAACAAAACAGAGCTGCAACTTCGAACAGAAATCAAGCAATATCTTCTCAACAAAGAAGCCAAACAAGAGCTGCGGCAAGTCAACCTAATAGTAGAATAAACACTACACAGCCGAATACACGAGGTCAAGTTAGAACTGCACCGAGCTCAAAATCAACTAATAGAGGTGGATCAGTAAGTACAACAAACACAAGACAATCACAAGTGAGAACTAGTCCTCAACAAAAAAGACAAAGTTCTCCAACGGTGAGACAACAAAGAAGTAGTAACAATTCTTCGCCTAGAGTCACTAACTCGACAAATACGAGGAGTAACAGTCCAGCAAATGTCAGAAAAAGTGCACCAAGCACCCGTAGTACTGGGACAGTAAGAAGTACTACTAGCAGACCTAGCACAAAAGCTGCACCTGCAAGATCAACTTCTAGATCTTCGGGTACTACTTCAAATACCAGATCCAGAGGAGGAAGAGGCAATAATTAA
- a CDS encoding Lacal_2735 family protein gives MFGLFKKKTELEKLQENYKSLLEKAHKASQSNRTLGDKLMAEAEEVAKKIDSLKNQ, from the coding sequence ATGTTTGGATTATTCAAGAAAAAAACAGAATTAGAAAAGCTTCAAGAAAACTACAAAAGCCTTTTAGAAAAGGCCCATAAAGCGTCTCAATCAAACAGGACATTAGGAGATAAGCTTATGGCTGAAGCTGAAGAAGTAGCTAAAAAAATTGATTCATTAAAAAATCAATAG
- a CDS encoding toxin-antitoxin system YwqK family antitoxin, with the protein MKYILGVFLLFLLTDTLQAQNNNGNIVSIYNSDSTFVGTGLMRNNLMEGLWKFENPKTGNLIQTSNFLNGLRDGTTIAYYNGLVKRLEAEYRKNKLNGPFKEYDIYGNLRLELVFQDSIPVGPYKEYHPKTSSASNFNPNLVKIEGNYLNGKKDGLWITYYDMTPPTIAIRENYKNGILEGKYSEYDFDGSLVLEVNYIDGEPDGPFKKYVYNKMIWQEGEFDKGRKVGKWLSYFPGTKTIESEKYYDERGNKTGEWKYYYENKRVARVENYENDIPVGTWEEFFPNRNLSKRKTYELGVPVGEYIENHSNGDVSVVGQYKSGSKDGLWKSYFPDGNLYSIGEYKNDLKTGLWKYFNKIGILIAEGEYNLGSENGQWFYYYDGGQLKSVGSYFLGFEEGTWGLFYDNKQLTQEEYWSNGRLLNVGEYNNFTGTKTFEKGTLKDGNGTRITYYVNGKKESEGNYKDGKPNGKWSYFHENERLASEGQMIDGKKEGLWRYFNINGRLEQVITFENDQIKEPKDPEPEISFKTFN; encoded by the coding sequence ATGAAATATATATTAGGAGTTTTTCTCCTCTTTCTTTTAACTGACACGTTACAAGCCCAAAACAATAATGGCAACATTGTTTCCATCTATAATTCGGATTCTACATTTGTTGGAACAGGATTGATGAGAAATAACCTTATGGAAGGTTTATGGAAATTCGAAAATCCAAAAACGGGGAATCTAATTCAAACTTCAAACTTTTTAAATGGCCTCAGAGATGGTACTACCATTGCATATTATAATGGACTTGTAAAAAGGCTCGAAGCTGAATACCGAAAAAACAAATTAAACGGACCATTTAAAGAATATGACATATATGGTAATTTACGTTTGGAACTGGTTTTTCAAGACTCAATTCCCGTAGGTCCTTATAAAGAATATCACCCAAAAACTAGTAGTGCTTCTAATTTCAATCCAAATTTGGTTAAAATAGAAGGTAATTATTTGAATGGAAAAAAAGATGGTCTTTGGATTACTTACTATGACATGACTCCCCCTACAATAGCTATTAGAGAAAATTACAAAAATGGTATACTAGAAGGGAAATATTCAGAGTATGATTTTGATGGATCATTGGTTTTAGAAGTAAATTATATCGATGGAGAGCCTGACGGTCCTTTTAAGAAATATGTTTACAACAAAATGATATGGCAGGAAGGTGAATTTGATAAAGGAAGAAAAGTGGGCAAGTGGCTTTCATATTTTCCTGGTACAAAAACAATAGAGTCTGAAAAATATTATGACGAAAGAGGTAATAAAACAGGCGAGTGGAAATATTATTATGAAAATAAAAGAGTTGCTAGAGTAGAAAATTATGAAAACGACATTCCTGTGGGCACATGGGAAGAGTTTTTCCCGAATAGAAATCTGTCTAAAAGAAAAACATATGAGCTAGGTGTGCCAGTTGGTGAATACATAGAAAACCACTCTAATGGTGATGTATCAGTAGTTGGTCAATACAAAAGTGGTTCAAAAGATGGCTTGTGGAAGAGTTATTTTCCAGATGGAAATTTATATTCTATCGGAGAATATAAAAACGACTTAAAAACTGGTCTTTGGAAATACTTTAATAAGATAGGAATTTTAATTGCCGAAGGAGAGTATAATTTAGGTTCTGAAAATGGTCAATGGTTCTACTATTATGATGGAGGACAGTTAAAATCCGTCGGAAGTTACTTTTTAGGATTTGAAGAAGGAACCTGGGGACTATTCTATGACAACAAACAGTTAACACAAGAAGAATATTGGAGTAATGGTAGATTGTTAAATGTTGGAGAATATAATAATTTCACAGGAACCAAAACCTTTGAAAAAGGCACATTAAAAGATGGCAATGGAACCAGAATAACGTATTACGTTAATGGAAAAAAAGAATCTGAAGGCAATTATAAAGACGGTAAGCCAAATGGAAAATGGTCTTATTTTCATGAAAATGAAAGACTAGCCTCAGAAGGTCAAATGATTGATGGCAAGAAAGAGGGTTTGTGGAGATACTTCAACATCAATGGTAGGCTTGAACAAGTCATTACTTTTGAAAATGATCAAATCAAAGAGCCAAAAGATCCAGAACCTGAAATTAGTTTTAAAACTTTTAATTAA
- a CDS encoding 3-oxoacyl-ACP synthase III family protein translates to MKKSRITGVGHYVPDQIITNEYLSSIMDTNNEWIVEKTGIEERRWFTPGKDTVTSMSFEASKMALKRAGIDAKEIDFIVFATITPDYFVPGNGVLLQRELGIQGVPALDVRNACSGFIYALSVADQFIKTGMYKSVLVVGAEIQSSALDKSDAGRSSAVIFADGAGAAILQAVESDQPGILSTHLYADGDYAEELYLKDPGSSREVRLSPEIINQPSFKMFMNGNTVFKHAVVRFSEVIHEALEANGKDKSEIDLLVPHQANLRISNYIQQKMGLSDEKVFNNIMKLGNTTAATIPIALSQAWEQGRLKEGDLIVLAAFGSGFTWASALLNW, encoded by the coding sequence ATGAAAAAATCCAGAATCACTGGAGTTGGACATTATGTTCCAGATCAGATCATCACCAATGAATATTTGTCATCCATCATGGACACAAATAATGAATGGATAGTAGAAAAAACAGGCATAGAAGAACGAAGATGGTTTACACCTGGCAAGGACACAGTTACAAGCATGTCTTTCGAAGCTTCAAAAATGGCACTTAAAAGAGCTGGAATTGACGCCAAAGAAATTGATTTCATTGTTTTTGCGACTATAACACCTGATTATTTTGTTCCAGGAAATGGAGTTTTGTTGCAAAGAGAATTAGGAATTCAAGGCGTACCTGCTTTAGACGTCAGAAATGCTTGTTCTGGTTTTATTTATGCGCTCTCTGTTGCTGATCAATTCATAAAAACAGGAATGTACAAATCCGTTTTGGTGGTAGGTGCTGAAATACAATCATCTGCATTGGACAAATCTGATGCAGGTAGATCAAGTGCTGTTATTTTCGCAGATGGTGCCGGAGCTGCAATATTACAAGCTGTAGAAAGTGATCAGCCTGGGATTTTATCAACACACCTTTATGCTGATGGAGATTATGCCGAAGAATTGTATCTAAAAGACCCAGGCAGTAGTAGAGAAGTAAGGCTATCACCAGAGATTATCAACCAGCCAAGTTTCAAGATGTTCATGAATGGCAATACGGTATTTAAGCACGCTGTCGTACGTTTTTCTGAGGTAATTCACGAAGCTTTAGAGGCCAATGGAAAAGACAAATCTGAGATTGACTTGCTTGTTCCTCACCAAGCCAATTTGAGAATAAGCAATTATATCCAACAAAAAATGGGTTTGAGTGATGAAAAGGTTTTCAACAACATCATGAAACTTGGTAATACTACCGCAGCAACCATACCGATTGCACTTAGTCAAGCATGGGAACAAGGCAGATTGAAAGAAGGAGATTTGATTGTATTGGCTGCTTTCGGAAGTGGATTTACTTGGGCGTCAGCTTTACTAAATTGGTAG
- a CDS encoding SOS response-associated peptidase, with the protein MCGRYSLNKSKIELEERFQAEMLGDFKPRFNIAPTQLLPVLTSDSPKGFSFFYWGITPDFAKNKPVSQKLINARAETINQKISFKSSFEKRRCLIPADGFFEWKRIGKKTKTPYRFTLADESLFSFAGIWEEYENDKGELNHTFLILTTEPNGLVKDIHDRMPVILKKEDEKKWLDSYSSEKELLEMLLPYQTSEMISYSVSPLVNTVSNDTASVLRKTSPMDQFGNYTLFG; encoded by the coding sequence ATGTGCGGTAGATACTCCCTCAATAAAAGTAAAATAGAATTAGAAGAAAGATTTCAAGCAGAAATGCTGGGTGATTTCAAACCTAGATTCAACATTGCTCCTACGCAACTTCTACCTGTTCTCACCTCAGATAGCCCAAAAGGTTTTTCCTTTTTTTATTGGGGAATTACTCCTGATTTTGCTAAAAACAAGCCAGTTTCCCAGAAGCTAATTAATGCACGAGCGGAGACAATCAATCAAAAAATTTCGTTCAAATCTTCTTTTGAAAAGAGGAGATGTTTGATTCCTGCGGATGGTTTTTTTGAATGGAAAAGAATTGGGAAGAAAACAAAAACTCCATATAGATTCACACTTGCAGACGAGAGCCTATTTTCTTTTGCGGGAATTTGGGAAGAATACGAGAATGATAAGGGCGAATTGAATCATACCTTTTTGATTTTGACAACAGAACCAAATGGTTTGGTGAAAGATATTCATGACAGAATGCCTGTTATTCTCAAAAAAGAAGATGAAAAAAAATGGTTAGATTCTTATTCTAGTGAAAAAGAACTTTTAGAAATGCTCCTCCCCTATCAAACATCAGAAATGATCAGTTATTCTGTCAGCCCTTTAGTGAATACAGTTAGTAATGATACTGCTTCTGTACTAAGAAAAACTTCACCGATGGATCAATTTGGAAACTATACTTTATTTGGATAA
- a CDS encoding YheT family hydrolase, with product MPLIKNIDYENPKWLFNGHMQTIVPALFRNSIPLSFERERISTSDGDFLDLDWLKKGSDQLVIISHGLEGNSQRPYMLGMAHQFFSKNFDVLNWNFRGCSEEMNKKPIFYHSGATYDLDTVVNHAAKSYLKIFLVGFSLGGNLTLKYLGEKRKRNPKIKKGVAISVPLHLESSCIKISSAENILYSKRFLSTLKEKVIKKSLIFPDKIPVGTLRKIKTLQDFDDNFTGPLHGFKDAHDYYEQNSSLYFIDQIQIPTLILNAQNDPFLSEQCFPIGQARNLDQVWMEFPKYGGHVGFSPRKSSDIYWSEKRAFEFINADH from the coding sequence ATGCCGCTGATTAAAAATATAGATTACGAAAATCCAAAATGGCTATTCAATGGTCATATGCAAACTATCGTACCAGCATTGTTTAGAAACTCAATACCCTTATCATTTGAGAGAGAAAGGATTAGCACTTCAGATGGTGATTTTTTAGATTTGGATTGGCTGAAAAAAGGTAGTGACCAATTGGTCATTATTAGTCATGGTTTGGAGGGAAATAGTCAAAGACCTTACATGCTTGGAATGGCTCATCAATTTTTTTCAAAAAATTTTGATGTTTTGAATTGGAACTTTCGGGGGTGCAGTGAAGAAATGAATAAAAAACCAATCTTTTATCATTCAGGAGCTACTTATGACTTAGACACCGTAGTCAATCACGCAGCTAAATCCTACTTAAAAATCTTTTTGGTTGGTTTCAGTCTCGGTGGTAATTTAACTTTAAAGTATCTTGGCGAAAAACGTAAAAGAAATCCAAAAATAAAAAAAGGTGTAGCTATCTCAGTTCCCTTACATTTAGAAAGTTCTTGTATCAAAATTTCTTCAGCCGAAAATATTCTTTATTCGAAAAGGTTTTTATCCACCTTGAAAGAAAAAGTGATTAAAAAGTCTTTGATTTTTCCTGATAAAATCCCCGTGGGTACGCTTAGGAAAATCAAAACACTCCAAGATTTTGATGACAATTTCACAGGTCCACTTCATGGTTTCAAAGATGCACATGACTATTATGAACAAAATTCATCCTTGTATTTTATAGATCAGATTCAAATACCTACTTTGATTCTAAATGCTCAAAATGATCCATTTTTAAGTGAACAATGTTTCCCAATAGGTCAAGCGAGAAACCTAGATCAAGTTTGGATGGAATTCCCAAAATATGGAGGCCATGTTGGCTTCAGCCCTAGAAAAAGCTCTGATATCTATTGGTCTGAAAAGAGAGCATTTGAATTTATCAATGCAGATCATTAA
- a CDS encoding pyruvate dehydrogenase complex dihydrolipoamide acetyltransferase: protein MAEIIRMPKMSDTMEEGVIAAWLKKVGDEVKPGDILAEVETDKATMELESYEEGVLLHIGVEEKDAVPVNGVIAIIGEKGENIDNLLKEANSGDAPAKSESKSDKEDVKEEKPEKAAEPKESAKTESIDTSGINANLITMPKMSDTMTEGVIASWLKKVGDEIKAGDIIAEVETDKATMELESYDDGILLHIGVEAGEAVEIDGVIAVIGEKGADYETLIKAHQSKGGSTEEAQSEVKKEEKAPEKAEEKKEEKPAPKESSSASSTTDGGRVKASPLAKKLASDKGVDISLVKGSGEGGRIVKRDIESFDPASVKAPAAKASEGSTSVPALGQESFKEEKVSQMRKVIAKRLAESKFNAPHFYLTMEINMDKAIEARKSMNEIAPVKISFNDMVIKAAAAALRQHPKVNSSWLGDKIRYNDHIHIGMAVAVEEGLLVPVIRFADNKSLSQISNEAKSLGGKAKNKELQPKDWEGNTFTISNLGMFGIDEFTAIINPPDACIMAVGGIKETVIVKDGQMVIGNLMKVTLSCDHRVVDGAVGSAFLQTFKNLLEDPVRILI from the coding sequence ATGGCCGAAATAATAAGAATGCCCAAGATGAGTGACACCATGGAAGAAGGGGTGATCGCAGCGTGGTTGAAGAAAGTTGGTGATGAAGTAAAACCAGGTGATATTTTAGCAGAAGTGGAGACTGACAAAGCTACCATGGAACTAGAATCTTACGAAGAGGGTGTTTTGCTTCACATTGGTGTGGAAGAAAAAGATGCTGTGCCTGTAAATGGTGTGATTGCTATAATTGGTGAAAAGGGAGAAAATATTGACAATTTGCTCAAAGAAGCGAATAGTGGAGATGCTCCCGCAAAATCAGAATCAAAAAGTGATAAGGAGGACGTTAAGGAAGAAAAGCCTGAAAAGGCTGCAGAGCCTAAAGAATCCGCCAAAACTGAATCCATCGATACATCTGGAATCAATGCTAATTTGATTACCATGCCTAAAATGTCAGATACGATGACAGAGGGAGTAATTGCTTCATGGTTGAAGAAAGTTGGTGATGAGATCAAAGCAGGTGATATTATCGCTGAAGTGGAGACAGATAAAGCCACGATGGAGCTTGAATCTTATGATGATGGGATTTTATTGCATATCGGAGTTGAAGCTGGTGAGGCTGTTGAAATAGATGGTGTGATTGCTGTGATTGGAGAAAAAGGTGCAGACTATGAAACTTTGATCAAAGCACATCAATCTAAAGGAGGATCAACTGAAGAGGCGCAATCAGAAGTTAAAAAAGAAGAAAAGGCTCCTGAAAAAGCTGAGGAAAAGAAAGAAGAAAAGCCTGCACCGAAAGAAAGTAGTTCAGCAAGCTCCACCACTGATGGCGGAAGAGTAAAAGCTTCTCCACTTGCCAAGAAGCTTGCATCTGACAAAGGAGTTGATATTTCTTTGGTAAAAGGTTCTGGAGAAGGTGGAAGAATTGTAAAAAGAGATATAGAAAGCTTTGATCCAGCATCCGTAAAAGCTCCTGCTGCCAAAGCTTCGGAGGGAAGTACTTCAGTGCCTGCCTTAGGTCAAGAATCCTTCAAAGAAGAGAAAGTTTCTCAAATGCGTAAAGTGATAGCTAAGAGATTGGCTGAAAGTAAATTCAATGCTCCTCATTTCTACTTGACCATGGAAATCAACATGGATAAGGCAATTGAAGCGAGAAAAAGTATGAATGAAATAGCACCTGTGAAGATTTCTTTCAATGATATGGTGATCAAAGCCGCTGCAGCGGCTTTGCGTCAGCATCCAAAAGTAAATTCTTCTTGGTTAGGTGATAAAATCAGATACAATGACCACATCCACATCGGAATGGCAGTAGCTGTAGAAGAAGGACTTTTGGTGCCTGTGATCAGATTTGCTGATAACAAATCCCTTTCTCAAATATCAAATGAAGCTAAATCTCTTGGAGGAAAAGCCAAAAACAAAGAATTACAGCCAAAAGATTGGGAAGGCAACACTTTCACCATTTCTAACCTTGGAATGTTTGGAATTGATGAATTTACAGCAATTATAAATCCTCCAGATGCTTGTATAATGGCAGTAGGAGGGATTAAAGAAACGGTGATCGTCAAAGATGGTCAGATGGTAATTGGAAACTTGATGAAAGTTACCTTATCATGTGATCATAGAGTAGTCGATGGAGCTGTTGGTTCTGCCTTTCTCCAGACTTTCAAAAATCTTTTGGAGGATCCAGTTAGAATCTTGATCTAA
- the hslV gene encoding ATP-dependent protease subunit HslV, whose translation MEKLKSTTVVAIKHNGEVVIGADGQATLGNTIAKSSVNKIRRLQGGKIVTGFAGSTADAFTLLEKFEEKLGAFGNNMKRAAVELAKEWRTDRMLSKLEAMMIVADAQDILIISGTGDVIEPDMEIATIGSGSMYAQSAARALKKFAPQLSAEEMVRESLGIAADVCIYTNHNLVVEKVTL comes from the coding sequence ATGGAAAAATTGAAATCAACCACAGTAGTGGCGATTAAGCATAATGGAGAGGTAGTAATCGGTGCTGATGGACAAGCTACCTTAGGTAATACAATTGCAAAGAGTAGTGTCAATAAAATAAGAAGACTCCAAGGAGGCAAGATTGTAACAGGGTTTGCAGGATCTACTGCAGATGCGTTTACACTTTTAGAAAAGTTTGAAGAGAAATTGGGTGCTTTTGGGAATAACATGAAGAGAGCAGCTGTGGAACTTGCCAAAGAGTGGAGAACAGACCGCATGCTTTCCAAGCTTGAGGCGATGATGATTGTAGCGGATGCTCAAGACATACTGATTATCTCAGGCACAGGAGATGTGATCGAGCCAGATATGGAAATTGCCACCATTGGTTCTGGGAGTATGTATGCGCAGTCTGCAGCCCGTGCTTTGAAGAAGTTTGCTCCACAATTGTCAGCTGAAGAAATGGTCAGAGAAAGCCTAGGGATAGCTGCCGATGTCTGTATCTACACTAATCACAATTTGGTGGTCGAGAAAGTGACTTTATAA
- a CDS encoding TetR/AcrR family transcriptional regulator, producing MEKVIAKKTAKVDYKSKIITGYINHVLEHGHEPVSVFKFAKDLKMKEEEFYNYFTSFESIKSAVWAYLFEATVSGIESQEVYREYSAREKLLSFLFTWIEELKKNRSYLLSIYGNKKDLRNILPTEVKEFKSKFKDFANEIILEGKETEEIASRPIISDRYDEALWLQAWFVFQFWLNDTSPAFEKTDAAIEKSVNLAFDLMGKSALDTFIDFAKFLYQNK from the coding sequence ATGGAAAAAGTAATTGCTAAGAAAACTGCCAAAGTAGATTATAAAAGCAAAATCATAACAGGATACATCAATCATGTTTTGGAACATGGGCACGAGCCAGTTTCAGTATTTAAGTTTGCCAAGGATTTAAAAATGAAGGAAGAGGAGTTTTATAACTATTTCACTTCTTTCGAATCTATCAAATCTGCGGTTTGGGCTTATTTATTTGAAGCAACAGTAAGTGGTATTGAGTCTCAAGAAGTTTATAGAGAGTATTCTGCCAGAGAAAAATTGCTTAGCTTTTTGTTTACTTGGATTGAGGAATTAAAGAAAAACAGATCTTATTTATTGTCTATATATGGAAATAAAAAAGACCTTAGAAATATCCTTCCTACTGAGGTAAAAGAATTCAAATCTAAGTTCAAAGATTTTGCTAATGAGATAATCTTGGAGGGGAAAGAAACTGAAGAGATAGCTAGTCGACCAATTATCAGTGATAGATACGACGAAGCATTGTGGCTACAAGCTTGGTTTGTTTTCCAATTTTGGTTGAATGATACTTCTCCAGCATTTGAGAAAACAGATGCGGCTATTGAAAAATCTGTAAATCTAGCTTTTGACTTGATGGGAAAAAGTGCTTTGGATACATTTATAGATTTTGCAAAATTCTTATATCAAAACAAATAA
- a CDS encoding ABC1 kinase family protein: MESKVKEQQSIPTSKVQRAAKFISTGAKVGGNYVKHYAKKVVNPSMTKDELHNSNANDIYNSLSELKGSALKVAQMMSMDKNILPRAYQDKFTMAQYSAPPLSYPLVVKTFQKYFGQTPEGLFDTFTKSAVNAASIGQVHQATKDGKKLAVKIQYPGVADSVSSDLKLVRPFALRLLNMNEKELDHYMEEVEEKLLEETDYNLEVQRSLEISEACSHIEGLNFPGYYEELSSDRIITMDWIEGKHIKEWLETNPTQEEKNKIGQALWDFYHHQVHNLLQVHADPHPGNFIIQNDGKLGIIDFGCVKVIPEDFYKGYFSLIKRELLINEEELNEIFYGLEFISDKDTEVEKAYFKGVFKEMISLLGKPFHVDTFDFANNDYFEQIFKLGDRISNDKMSRKSRQARGSRHGLYINRTYFGIYNLLNQLEANITTTKPSWLE, translated from the coding sequence ATGGAGAGCAAGGTTAAAGAGCAGCAGAGTATTCCTACTTCTAAGGTTCAAAGAGCCGCAAAATTCATCAGTACAGGCGCCAAAGTAGGTGGCAATTATGTGAAGCATTATGCTAAAAAAGTAGTGAATCCTTCCATGACGAAGGATGAACTTCATAACAGCAATGCGAATGATATCTACAATTCTCTAAGTGAATTGAAAGGATCAGCTTTGAAAGTTGCGCAGATGATGTCCATGGATAAAAACATCCTTCCAAGAGCATATCAGGACAAATTCACGATGGCGCAGTACAGTGCACCTCCTTTGTCTTATCCTTTGGTTGTAAAGACATTTCAAAAATATTTTGGTCAAACTCCAGAAGGTCTTTTTGATACATTCACTAAATCAGCTGTCAATGCAGCATCCATTGGTCAAGTTCATCAGGCCACTAAAGATGGCAAAAAACTAGCAGTAAAAATCCAATATCCTGGTGTTGCAGATTCAGTAAGTTCTGACTTGAAATTAGTGCGTCCCTTTGCATTGAGATTACTCAACATGAACGAGAAGGAACTTGATCATTATATGGAAGAAGTGGAGGAAAAGCTACTTGAGGAAACTGATTATAATTTAGAGGTACAGCGTTCTTTGGAGATTTCAGAGGCTTGTTCGCATATCGAAGGTTTGAATTTCCCAGGATATTATGAAGAGTTGAGTTCTGATAGAATCATCACCATGGATTGGATAGAAGGAAAGCATATAAAAGAATGGCTAGAAACAAATCCAACTCAGGAAGAAAAGAATAAAATTGGACAAGCACTTTGGGATTTCTATCACCATCAAGTGCACAATTTATTACAAGTACATGCCGATCCTCATCCTGGTAATTTTATTATTCAAAATGATGGAAAGTTGGGAATTATTGATTTTGGTTGTGTGAAAGTAATCCCGGAAGATTTTTATAAAGGCTATTTCTCGCTGATCAAAAGAGAATTGTTGATCAATGAAGAGGAATTAAATGAGATATTCTATGGATTAGAATTTATCAGCGATAAAGATACTGAAGTTGAGAAAGCATATTTCAAAGGAGTATTCAAGGAGATGATTTCTTTACTAGGTAAACCATTTCACGTAGATACCTTTGACTTTGCTAACAATGATTATTTCGAGCAAATTTTTAAATTAGGAGATCGCATTTCTAATGATAAAATGTCCCGAAAGTCCAGACAGGCTCGTGGAAGCAGACATGGGTTGTATATTAACAGAACCTACTTTGGTATCTATAATTTACTGAATCAACTAGAGGCAAATATTACAACTACAAAACCTTCTTGGTTAGAATAG
- a CDS encoding carboxypeptidase-like regulatory domain-containing protein: MDSNEFKVSIEKPCDKKWDSFSVNENGGYCPKCITTVIDFTNYSNTEILQYLKMTVQLVLDIINKHCKSLFYTLIRPNKHSIGLIIIMRLFVLTNSNMVFAKNQFFNERNYVGNQNLNNSLNVKYQVLNNEFSENLIQGKVIDNESKEPLQGVSILIEKSVVGTVTIKNGDFKLGIPDNLSKKNVKLIFRYIGYNTKSIKVRQNQSSKFYTIKLKKSKEK, from the coding sequence ATGGACAGTAACGAATTTAAAGTCTCAATAGAAAAACCATGTGATAAGAAGTGGGATTCTTTTTCAGTGAATGAAAATGGTGGTTATTGTCCTAAATGCATAACGACAGTTATTGACTTCACCAATTATTCAAACACAGAAATCCTTCAATACTTAAAAATGACTGTTCAATTAGTTCTTGATATAATAAACAAACACTGTAAAAGTTTATTTTATACTTTAATAAGACCTAACAAACATTCGATAGGTTTAATAATTATAATGAGACTTTTTGTTTTGACCAATTCCAATATGGTATTCGCAAAAAATCAATTTTTCAACGAAAGAAATTATGTTGGAAATCAGAATCTCAATAATTCTTTGAATGTAAAATATCAGGTACTCAATAATGAATTTTCAGAAAATTTAATTCAAGGTAAAGTTATTGATAACGAATCAAAAGAACCTCTTCAAGGTGTCTCAATACTTATAGAAAAATCAGTGGTTGGAACTGTTACAATTAAAAATGGGGATTTTAAACTTGGGATTCCTGATAATCTTAGTAAAAAGAATGTAAAATTAATCTTTAGATATATTGGTTATAATACCAAATCGATAAAAGTCCGACAAAATCAATCATCTAAATTTTATACTATCAAACTCAAAAAATCGAAAGAAAAGTAA